The Arachis ipaensis cultivar K30076 chromosome B05, Araip1.1, whole genome shotgun sequence nucleotide sequence AAGTACTATGGTTGCAACCCCACGATAACCACTCATGTACATACCTTTCCACGCATTTGGACAATTTTTCCATTGCCAATGCATGCAGTCGATGCTACCCAACATGCCAGGGAAGCCACGACCCTCCGCCATTTGTAGTAGGCATTGTACGTCATTTGGATTGGGTTTTTGCAAGTATTCATCCTCGAACACCAAAATGACACCTTCAACAAAATTTTCCAAGCATTCAATTGTAGTGCTCTCGCCTATGCGCAcataatcatcaacaacatcagcTGCTACACCATATGCTAACATCCGTATCGCAGCGGTACATTTCTGGAGTGGCGACaagcctcttcttccagttgcatCAACCCTCTGTTGGAAATACGGATAGACGTTTGAGAGAGCGTCTACTATCCGAAGGAACACATGTCTTCTCATTCGAAATCTCCGTCGAAAAATGTCAGCATTATACACCAGTTCATCTGCAAAGTAATCTTGGAAAAGGCGATCATGTCCTGCTTCTCGATCTCTGTTGATCCATCTACGAGAAATTGGGATAGAGCTTCTATTgatatcttcttcttctgaatctTCGAGTAAATACTCATCGATCCAATTATCTATGAGTGTGTTATCTTGCCGTCTTCTTttgccatacaaagcctcattaaacatatcatcaaaatttctagccatatctagaaatgtaatttttagttCTCTTTCGAGGTAAGAAACAAGAGTTGAAGTGGAGTTGCGGAGTCATTGCTAGTTGATATTTATAAGTGTGTCTGCAATAAGTACCTTAACGGCTAGTTTTGTaacggctagttttgcaacggcTAGTTTTGCAATAGTCACTTTCATGAACAATAAGGGCACAATAATATTGACTAATTTAAAACTTACAtcagaaataaataaaacaaactacATCACATACTAGTAATacgcaataaaaataagaacatacTACATAATTCTACGAATACAAGGAACCATTAAGTAAACCACTTGGCGATTATTTTCTCACATGCAATCTCATGAAGAGCTCGTCATTTTTCACTCATTGTAGACGTGTCAGCATTAAGTATTTGCATATCCATCTCCCTTTCCCTTTCCTTGGCCATCCTTTCCATCTCCCTTTCTTTTGCTTTTATCTCCATTTTTTTAATATACCTCTAagtttgtaattcttgttctttcattgccGCTTGAATTTGTAACTTCTTCTCTTTGATCGCCATAATCTTTGCTCTATGTtccttctcctcttctctttctttttcctatCCATTAGTTCCCTTTCTCTAACATTCTTAAAATCTTCCATGAGAGATGATTTTTTGACAACCGATGATTTTCTTTCGCTAAAATCTTCAGACATTTGTGCTTTTCCCTTACCTTTTCGCTTGCTCTTCTTTGATCCTTGTGGGCGAACAGGAGAGTCCACACCGGGTTCATCAGCCAACGGTGTTTTTGGGTTTGATGAGGATGAGTATACTCCAGTTGCACTAATCTTGGTTCTCTTTGAGCCGCCACTCTGTGTAGGTAGTTGGCTTCTCCATTTTTTCTCCAACCGAAGCATGTTCCAATGTCTCTCAAAAGTGAATTTTTGACCATAATTTGTGGAATAAATTTTATAAGCCAACTCCTTTATATCATCAGCGTTTGAACCACTCCTTATGTTTCGACTAGCTTGATCGTAGCAACCAGCAAATTGTGCAATAGCCTTGTTGATCTTATACCATCATTTCTTACATGTAACTACCCCCCTTGTCATGTCAGAGCAAAATTCTACACAGTAACTATGAATTCGACTCCAAAATATTTTCCCCTTTTGATCGGTACCAACTATAGGGTCAGTTGAAACATTTAGCCATGCACTGATCAGCATCTCATCCTCTTTCCAATGCCAGTGTTGAATACTATCTTGCCTCCGATCTTCAATATCATCATAATTGAGGTCGATAGCATCTAATCCACAAGGGTTGGCAAAATTTGAATATTGCGAATTTGGACTAGATTGTATAGGAGTCTGAGAGGATGGGTTAGAAGAGCCACCAACACCAGATAAGTTATGTCTTGATGCACTAAATTGAGTTGGAAACGGCAAGAAAGTTGGAGTAACATTTCCGATAGAGGGGTTAAATATGGATGAAAATGGAAAATGGGggtgtttgtgaattttgattttgcggttggaatataagaaattgattattataaggagcttgaaaattgaaattagaaagattttgtggatttggattttgaaatgtatttggtagtatgaagttttgatttggaacttgagagtttgaggtttgagattgttgggtatttggaatttgagaaaagttttgtaagtaattgaagaaatagttgagttggtttggatccattttttcgaacaaaaaataatagTAGCAGAATTTTGATTTCGTAAacttggaagaagatgaagaagagtagTAGAGAGTATGAGAATAGAAGTGTATCTAAGTGGTATATATAGAGTAacaatattaatttattaataataacggtAACATAATAACGGCTAGTTTCTAACGGCTATTTTTACAACGACTAGTTTTGCAACGgttaaattaatataataatataaatataaataatatttaatattaattataatataaataattaatataaattaccACAATagagactaaagttagttcctcttAATGAAAAAGAGAGATtttttgagttcctatttactgtttataACATAAAAACTGATATGAAGTTACTTTTTATAATAAGTGGACCATAAATAGAGAATGGGATGAATTTTCTATTGAAAATGGTCTAAGACcttatttttaatcatatcttatcttattcTCATAATTAAACAAAGCCTATTTATTCTTTCAATTATAAATTTAGTTTAGTTATTAtatgttagtttttattttgtgtttaaatATATAAgtctttataatttaaaaatttataattaacttAAGGGACGAATGTACATATAATGTTACNNNNNNNNNNNNNNNNNNNNNNNNNNNNNNNNNNNNNNNNNNAATaatatcacaaaaaaaatttatgtaatacaaaaatttaattttaaacgtttaaaatataagaaattaattaaaaatttagtgaaaGTGTAAATACCTATAAGGCTATAATAAACCTATGAAGCTTTATTAGATGATAATACTAGTTAAGGCAGCGTTAAACACTTTGACTAACTGTTTACAATTATTTTCTCACACATTAAATGTTGTTTAATGTTTGTTCACCTAAAAAACAATGTTGTTTAATGCTCTCTTTTAGATTTTGGACATTTTTATAGTCATAGTCATACAATACTTAAAATTGACACTATTGAAAGAGTATTTCAAGTAATTATTTAAGAAATATTAAGTACTTACATTTTAAGATTATTTCAAATGNNNNNNNNNNNNNNNNNNNNNNNNNNNNNNNNNNNNNNNNNNNNNNNNNNNNNNNNNNNNNNNNNNNNNNNNNNNNNNNNNNNNNNNNNNNNNNNNNNNNNNNNNNNNNNNNNNNNNNNNNNNNNNNNNNNNNNNNNNNNNNNNNNNNNNNNNNNNNNNNNNNNNNNNGTaagaatttgttattttttttgtcattactTTAGTCTCCTGTATAAGAAAGATTTTACCTTCAATTTgggtaaaaaatttaattaagttatttttaaagaaataatttgaacaataaatgtttatattaaaagtagcttataaataaattattttgtgtttgattttttagttctaaaagtacttattttaagagaaaagtgataaaaaaaaatttattatgagagaagttattttttttaacttctccttaagtaccaaaataactttttagaaagttgcaattttattttgaaaattgtaccaaatattaatactacaccttttcataaattaaaagtaaaaaaaaaaatcacttatgAACATATCCAAATGAGCNNNNNNNNNNNNNNNNNNNNNNNNNNNNNNNNNNNNNNNNNNNNNNNNNNNNNNNNNNNNNNNNNNNNNNNNNNNNNNNNNNNNNNNNNNNNNNNNNNNNNNNNNNNNNNNNNNNNNNNNNNNNNNNNNNNNNNNNNNNNNNNNNNNNNNNNNNNNNNNNNNNNNNNNNNNNNNNNNNNNNNNNNNNNNNNNNNNNNNNNNNNNNNNNNNNNNNNNNNNNNNNNNNNNNNNNNNNNNNNNNNNNNNNNNNNNNNNNNNNNNNNNNNNNNNNNNNNNNNNNNNNNNNNNNNNNNNNNNNNNNNNNNNNNNNNNNNNNNNNNNNNNNNNNNNNNNNNNNNNNNNNNNNNNNNNNNNNNNNNNNNNNNNNNNNNNNNNNNNNNNNNNNNNNNNNNNNNNNNNNNNNNNNNNNNNNNNNNNNNNNNNNNNNNNNNNNNNNNNNNNNNNNNNNNNNNNNNNNNNNNNNNNNNNNNNNNNNNNNNNNNNNNNNNNNNNNNNNNNNNNNNNNNNNNNNNNNNNNNNNNNNNNNNNNNNNNNNNNNNNNNNNNNNNNNNNNNNNNNNNNNNNNNNNNNNNNNNNNNNN carries:
- the LOC107641019 gene encoding uncharacterized protein LOC107641019 gives rise to the protein MARNFDDMFNEALYGKRRRQDNTLIDNWIDEYLLEDSEEEDINRSSIPISRRWINRDREAGHDRLFQDYFADELVYNADIFRRRFRMRRHVFLRIVDALSNVYPYFQQRVDATGRRGLSPLQKCTAAIRMLAYGVAADVVDDYVRIGESTTIECLENFVEGVILVFEDEYLQKPNPNDVQCLLQMAEGRGFPGMLGSIDCMHWQWKNCPNAWKGMYMSGYRGVATIVLEVVASSDLWIWHAFFGVSGSNNDINVLDCSPVFDDILNDRAPEVNYTINGNNYTMGYYLVDDIYPEWATFVKLISKPQGEKCKLFAQYQEGQRKDVERAFRVLQACFAIIRGPARFWKKKKLANIMRASTILHNMIVEDERDTYAENFAQGLEYDDVENGLSQPQVGEEDFAPYHQFLQRNAQVRNRQQHRQLKEDLIEHIWQFHNACRQL